One part of the Algibacter sp. L1A34 genome encodes these proteins:
- a CDS encoding alternate F1F0 ATPase, F1 subunit alpha produces MGATDYNGLLNDTFDDLAKQTENHEFKLAPKEVGCVTSVSAGVVKVSGLPNAGYEELLKFPGNLYGIAFNIEEDEIGAILLGEDSDINAGDPVERTNRVMDVPVGKALLGRVIGPLGQPMDEKGAISYEKRLPIERNATSIMDRSGVSVPLQTGIKVIDALIPIGRGQRELILGDRQTGKTAIAIDTIVNQKDKDVICVYCAIGQRASSVAKVIADLKENGAMAYTIVMVTEGNNSPGLQYIAPYAATSIAEYFMESGKDVLIVYDDLTNHARAYRELSLLLKRPPGREAFPGDIFYIHSRLLERSTHLSDELGGGSLTALPITETEAQNISAYIPTNLISITDGQIYLSPKQFELGILPAVEVGKSVSRVGGKAQFPAYRTIAGDLKLGFSQFEELETFARFGSHLDEETKQIIEHGKRIREILKQNELQPLSVVEQIGVLLALTHGLFDTISLENMREAEAIVIKSMAALPKEVQQSLYSSKGIDDAGEESILTVAKNALTTLQETE; encoded by the coding sequence TGTAAAAGTATCGGGCCTTCCCAACGCAGGTTACGAGGAGTTATTGAAATTTCCTGGAAATTTGTATGGTATTGCTTTCAATATTGAAGAAGATGAAATTGGAGCCATACTTTTAGGAGAGGACTCCGATATAAATGCTGGTGATCCCGTAGAGCGCACAAATCGTGTTATGGATGTCCCAGTGGGGAAAGCGCTCCTTGGAAGAGTTATTGGTCCTTTGGGGCAACCTATGGATGAAAAAGGAGCCATTTCTTATGAAAAAAGACTTCCTATAGAACGAAATGCCACATCAATTATGGATCGTTCCGGAGTAAGTGTGCCTTTACAAACAGGGATAAAAGTGATTGATGCATTGATCCCGATAGGAAGAGGGCAACGAGAACTGATTCTTGGCGATCGGCAAACAGGTAAGACTGCAATTGCAATAGATACTATTGTTAATCAAAAAGATAAAGATGTTATTTGTGTGTATTGTGCTATTGGTCAACGGGCTTCTTCAGTAGCTAAAGTTATCGCAGATTTAAAAGAAAATGGTGCGATGGCATATACCATTGTTATGGTTACAGAGGGTAATAATTCCCCAGGTCTTCAATATATAGCTCCCTATGCAGCCACAAGTATCGCTGAGTATTTTATGGAAAGTGGTAAAGATGTCCTTATTGTTTATGATGATTTAACAAACCATGCTAGGGCATATCGTGAACTTTCTCTTTTATTGAAAAGACCACCAGGTCGCGAGGCGTTTCCAGGGGATATTTTTTATATTCATTCTAGATTATTGGAGCGTTCTACACATTTAAGCGACGAACTTGGAGGTGGGTCTTTAACTGCACTTCCCATAACTGAAACTGAAGCACAGAATATTTCGGCTTATATACCTACCAATTTAATTTCAATTACCGATGGGCAGATCTACCTGTCTCCCAAACAATTTGAGTTAGGAATTTTACCTGCTGTTGAGGTTGGTAAATCGGTTTCTCGTGTAGGAGGTAAGGCTCAATTCCCTGCTTACAGAACTATTGCAGGAGATTTAAAACTTGGGTTTTCACAATTTGAAGAATTAGAGACTTTTGCGCGTTTTGGTTCTCATTTAGATGAAGAAACAAAACAAATTATTGAACATGGTAAGCGTATTCGAGAGATTCTTAAACAGAATGAATTACAACCTTTATCTGTAGTAGAGCAGATAGGTGTACTTCTAGCTTTAACCCATGGTCTTTTTGATACCATTTCATTAGAAAATATGCGTGAAGCCGAAGCTATAGTTATAAAAAGTATGGCTGCTTTGCCTAAAGAAGTTCAGCAAAGTTTGTATTCCAGTAAAGGAATAGATGATGCGGGAGAAGAAAGTATTTTAACAGTAGCAAAAAATGCCCTTACAACACTTCAGGAAACAGAGTAA
- a CDS encoding F0F1 ATP synthase subunit gamma: protein MDSLESLTRQIAGAKDLNGIVRTMKAMAAANIGQYEIAMESLGDYWTNVSLGLIAYLKHINLESPIIKQSKNFKKEHKSICAIVFGSDQGFVGQFNDSLSQYVEKSLSSHEGKIEIWTVGVRVPLLLADMGMTVTKEFNLPNSINAITALIGSILIEVEKNRENGSVDEYYLFYNHLVKEGSYQQEKLRLFPLDAKWLQEKKQLKWPTKKQPQVIGDSSKLIHRLIREYLFVTLYKSCTESLASENFSRLNAMQRAEKNIEELLDEIGHTYHRLRQSSIDEELFDVISGFTALKKEKHNKKPLE, encoded by the coding sequence ATGGATTCCTTAGAAAGCTTAACAAGACAGATTGCAGGAGCCAAAGATCTAAACGGCATAGTGCGTACAATGAAGGCTATGGCGGCAGCTAATATTGGTCAATATGAAATAGCTATGGAGTCTTTAGGTGATTATTGGACAAACGTTTCTTTAGGACTTATTGCGTATTTAAAACATATAAACTTAGAAAGCCCTATCATAAAACAGAGTAAAAATTTTAAAAAAGAGCATAAATCTATTTGTGCTATTGTTTTTGGATCGGATCAGGGGTTTGTTGGTCAGTTTAATGATTCGCTTTCGCAATATGTCGAAAAGTCTTTATCTAGTCACGAGGGTAAAATAGAAATTTGGACTGTTGGTGTTCGCGTGCCCTTGTTATTAGCGGATATGGGGATGACGGTAACTAAGGAATTTAACCTTCCCAATTCTATTAATGCTATAACAGCTCTTATAGGATCCATTTTGATAGAGGTAGAGAAAAATCGAGAAAATGGAAGTGTAGATGAGTATTATCTTTTTTATAATCATCTGGTAAAAGAAGGCTCTTATCAACAAGAAAAATTACGTTTATTTCCTCTAGATGCAAAATGGCTTCAAGAAAAAAAGCAGTTAAAGTGGCCTACCAAAAAGCAACCCCAAGTTATAGGGGATAGTAGTAAACTAATACATCGTTTAATTAGAGAATATCTTTTTGTTACGCTTTATAAAAGCTGTACGGAATCGTTGGCAAGTGAAAATTTTAGTAGGTTGAATGCTATGCAACGGGCAGAAAAAAATATTGAGGAGTTACTTGATGAAATAGGGCATACTTATCATCGATTAAGACAAAGTTCAATAGACGAAGAACTTTTTGATGTGATCTCTGGTTTTACCGCTTTAAAGAAAGAAAAACATAATAAAAAGCCTTTGGAATAA
- the clcA gene encoding H(+)/Cl(-) exchange transporter ClcA has protein sequence MLKRYSLKFINRWSAGEYSNYKLLFYAFLVGLISGVVSSFFRLILTYLETLKTNVFKGWLHHDWLGLFLLFVFTFLAILFSLFLVKKFAPETAGSGIQEIEGALDGVRPILWKRVLPIKFLSSIFSLSSGLLLGREGPTVQIGANVGKMVEDVLHQSKDNNNALISTGAASGLASAFNAPFAGIIFVIEEMNGHFKFNFYSVASLMIGAATADLVVRAMVAGGPIIKISIFTFDHLSGIWLFILLGSILSVIGVAFNKLLIKTLDFVEQLKLNYFKMALVLALLIVILGNYFPDMIGAGYETIYNVTTNSFTLKFLLLLFVVRFILSIFSYGSGVSGGIFTPLITLGVISGMLFGGLAQYFLPELVQDPAIFAVAGMTGIFASTIRAPLTGLALSVEMTANYDLILPLIFTAVTASVCTAMLGNGPIYMKLLKRTLDHTRT, from the coding sequence ATGCTAAAAAGATATAGTTTAAAGTTTATTAATCGATGGAGCGCGGGAGAGTATAGCAATTATAAGCTTTTGTTTTATGCTTTTTTGGTTGGTTTAATTTCTGGTGTCGTGAGCTCTTTTTTTAGACTCATATTAACATATCTAGAGACTTTAAAAACTAATGTTTTTAAAGGTTGGCTGCATCACGATTGGTTGGGTTTGTTTTTATTATTTGTGTTTACCTTTCTAGCTATTTTATTCTCGTTATTTTTAGTTAAAAAATTCGCTCCAGAAACCGCCGGTAGTGGTATTCAAGAGATAGAAGGAGCGTTGGATGGCGTGCGACCAATACTTTGGAAAAGAGTATTGCCTATTAAATTTTTGTCATCTATTTTTTCTCTAAGTAGTGGTTTGTTATTAGGGAGAGAAGGACCAACGGTTCAAATAGGAGCCAATGTAGGTAAGATGGTAGAAGATGTTTTACATCAATCCAAAGATAATAATAATGCGCTTATTTCAACAGGAGCAGCATCTGGATTAGCTAGTGCTTTTAATGCCCCTTTTGCCGGTATTATTTTTGTTATTGAGGAGATGAATGGGCACTTTAAGTTTAATTTTTATTCGGTGGCCTCACTTATGATTGGTGCTGCTACTGCCGATTTGGTGGTAAGAGCCATGGTGGCTGGTGGTCCAATAATAAAAATATCGATTTTCACTTTTGATCACCTGTCGGGTATTTGGTTGTTTATTTTATTAGGCAGTATATTAAGTGTTATTGGTGTTGCATTTAATAAATTGTTAATTAAAACGTTAGACTTTGTTGAACAATTAAAGCTGAATTATTTTAAAATGGCATTAGTGTTAGCCTTATTAATCGTGATTTTAGGAAATTATTTTCCAGATATGATTGGTGCAGGATATGAAACAATTTATAACGTAACAACTAATTCGTTTACGCTAAAGTTTCTTTTATTGTTGTTTGTAGTAAGGTTTATATTATCCATTTTTAGTTATGGTTCTGGCGTTTCTGGTGGTATTTTTACGCCTTTAATAACTTTAGGTGTTATTTCGGGTATGTTATTTGGCGGGCTTGCACAATACTTTTTACCAGAGTTGGTTCAAGATCCTGCCATTTTTGCTGTTGCCGGAATGACGGGTATTTTTGCTTCCACAATTAGAGCTCCGCTTACAGGTTTGGCTCTTTCTGTTGAAATGACAGCAAACTATGATTTAATTTTACCATTGATTTTTACAGCAGTAACTGCATCTGTATGTACAGCAATGCTTGGGAATGGACCTATATATATGAAGTTGTTGAAACGAACATTGGACCATACTAGGACTTAA
- a CDS encoding DUF4434 domain-containing protein: MIKLIIRLTLILLGLFLLSFLIYRFVPFNDKVIDTEKTVYIKKTGEKFNIIRNGEIFYIKGASGKNYLNELSNIGGNTIRVYETENLEVILDSAQINNIAVIVDIYLPKYNKNDDFYSLKENTSKLSDSVQELVNKYKNHPALLFWNLGNEIKYPNVIIKNDFINTFNNLINLIHTIDSNHPVSTSIIGKKEVFSMLLNSPELDLFGFNIFAHLHDLKSDLKKANYFVKPFPYYLSEFGNVGPWEEEQLTAWNVPIEQTSTKKAEQYKNQYESYIKSDKESLGSLAFYWGYKQEYTHTWFNLFDENGRKSQICYSLESVWNNKNYKNSSFSPRIKYMLVDGKGAKDNLMYKPNELKTATLFLEGKVDSTYTYKWNIYKERWYDNDSSVVTNKPLLSSDSIQNNGKRLFTFKTPLIEGPYRLFVDVYDNKGNFATSNTPFYVLNDNE, translated from the coding sequence ATGATTAAATTAATAATACGTTTAACGTTAATTTTACTTGGGTTATTTCTTCTTAGTTTTTTGATTTATAGATTCGTTCCTTTTAATGATAAAGTGATTGATACTGAGAAAACAGTCTATATAAAAAAAACAGGTGAAAAATTCAATATAATAAGGAATGGTGAAATTTTCTATATAAAAGGAGCTTCAGGAAAAAATTATTTAAATGAATTATCGAATATTGGAGGTAACACTATTCGCGTATATGAGACTGAGAATCTTGAAGTAATATTGGATAGTGCACAAATTAATAATATAGCAGTAATTGTTGATATTTACTTGCCAAAGTATAACAAAAATGATGATTTTTATTCATTAAAAGAAAATACTTCTAAACTAAGTGATAGTGTTCAAGAATTAGTAAATAAATATAAAAATCATCCTGCTCTTTTGTTCTGGAATCTTGGTAATGAGATTAAGTATCCTAATGTTATAATAAAAAATGATTTTATAAATACTTTTAATAATCTTATAAATCTTATACATACCATAGACTCTAATCACCCAGTATCTACATCTATTATTGGGAAAAAAGAAGTGTTTAGTATGCTTTTAAATTCTCCGGAATTAGACTTATTTGGTTTTAACATTTTTGCACATTTACATGATTTAAAATCGGATCTTAAAAAAGCTAATTATTTTGTAAAACCATTTCCTTATTATTTAAGTGAATTTGGAAATGTTGGTCCTTGGGAAGAAGAGCAATTAACGGCATGGAATGTTCCAATAGAACAAACTTCTACAAAAAAAGCAGAACAATATAAAAATCAATATGAATCATATATAAAGTCAGATAAGGAATCTCTAGGTAGTTTAGCTTTTTATTGGGGGTATAAGCAAGAATATACGCATACATGGTTTAATTTATTTGATGAAAACGGAAGGAAATCTCAAATCTGCTACTCTTTAGAATCTGTTTGGAACAATAAAAACTATAAAAATAGTAGTTTTTCACCTCGAATAAAATATATGCTAGTAGATGGAAAGGGAGCTAAAGATAATTTGATGTATAAGCCAAATGAATTAAAAACAGCGACTTTATTTTTAGAGGGTAAAGTAGATTCAACTTATACTTATAAATGGAATATTTATAAAGAAAGATGGTATGATAATGATTCTTCTGTGGTAACTAATAAGCCATTATTAAGTTCGGATAGTATACAAAATAACGGGAAACGTTTGTTTACTTTTAAAACACCTTTAATTGAAGGTCCTTACAGACTTTTTGTAGATGTATATGATAATAAGGGCAATTTTGCTACATCTAACACGCCATTTTATGTCTTAAACGATAATGAATAA